A genomic region of Anas acuta chromosome 1, bAnaAcu1.1, whole genome shotgun sequence contains the following coding sequences:
- the LOC137852255 gene encoding fibrinogen-like protein 1 — protein sequence MGLLMPWWLLLLLLVSFGSPAHRFSDKDICLLDNSKLRQRLKQLQDLLYLYELQLKDILENTYHKTKSSLFSSNRSTQHETLLPTTSGNLIVYDQDCSAVYSRKKTKNGYYRIRPRADREPFLVYCDMSDGGGWTVIQRRSNGKENFNRKWDDYKLGFGKFQGKNDEYWLGNDHIYDLLTRGESSLKIDLVDWHGERRYAVYENFQLNNEQDNYRLWFGTYSGNAGDALSGGSNFVDQWSASHKGMQFTTSDKDHDRFLAGNCALENKGGWWFNRCHAVNLNGRYYKTGRYNGSHDNGITWSTWHGPWYSLRYVAMKIRAPFFVDSESGDGENSQGG from the exons GATAAAGATATTTGCCTCCTAGACAACAGTAAATTAAGACAAAGGTTAAAACAGCTTCAAGATTTGCTTTACTTGTATGAACTGCAGCTGAAGGACATTCTGGAGAACACTTACCATAAAACGAAAAGCAGTCTGTTCTCAAGCAACAGGAGCACGCAGCATGAGACGCTTTTACCCACAACCAGTGGAAATTTGATAGTCTATGACCAAG ACTGCTCTGCGGTGTACAGCAGGAAGAAGACCAAAAATGGCTACTACCGGATCAGGCCCCGAGCAGATCGAGAGCCTTTCCTGGTGTACTGTGACATGTCTGACGGCGGTGGCTGGACCGTCATTCAGCGGCGAAGTAACGGCAAAGAGAATTTCAACAG GAAGTGGGACGATTACAAACTGGGATTTGGAAAATTCCAAGGCAAGAATGATGAATACTGGCTGGGCAATGACCACATCTATGACCTGCTCACTAGAG GAGAGAGCTCATTAAAGATTGACCTGGTGGACTGGCATGGGGAAAGACGTTATGCAGTCTATGAAAATTTCCAGCTCAACAATGAGCAG GACAACTACAGGCTATGGTTTGGCACCTATTCCGGGAACGCTGGCGACGCTCTGTCTGGGGGGAGCAATTTTGTTGACCAGTGGTCAGCCTCGCACAAAGGGATGCAGTTCACCACATCTGACAAGGATCACGATCGATTCCTGGCAGGCAACTGCGCGTTGGAGAACAAGGGTGGCTGGTGGTTTAACAG GTGCCACGCCGTGAACCTCAACGGGCGGTACTACAAAACAGGGAGGTACAACGGCTCCCATGACAACGGCATCACCTGGTCGACGTGGCACGGGCCGTGGTACTCGCTCAGATACGTGGCCATGAAAATCCGGGCCCCGTTCTTTGTTGACAGCGAGAGCGGAGATGGCGAGAACAGTCAGGGTGGCTGA
- the THSD1 gene encoding thrombospondin type-1 domain-containing protein 1, translating into MKQMLKDFSNLLLVVLCDYVLGEAEYLLLERPGHVAFSNDTVSVEYWHHGSGNVTAENLSILLLDASTNEIIARKQLPVNQSQGMVEFECFYFMSAGDFLFRMGSPSGNSSAAVSGGAATLRVEWPVFHIDLNRTSELPGSSLQVGLFTNEHLCAVNKTAVSLEVIFTSALYELGRISSDEMLGVRTSKRIPLSSSQWVEFDCPPVGQEPYITVLLKSLATRSLIASMGPIDLLHKFGYRLVVAPEAVCRTLLQVFVVLPPCTSVGGKIVVYKEALKHPTLRTSWLYENTLHPGDNRTEFNCTLFDVGKNKYCFDLYNFSNRSHFPPRVKECMMIQRNMETWSLWQPWSPCSVTCGDGVRERFRECLTSSPANPGCAGPPRETSSCSLEDCLAVKPSTPPSVQPGEDQKANNIVTITGISLCLFIIFATVLITLWRKLCKAQKCSAAVRRNSVHSPGFRKNSDEENICQGNKQRDSFTEGGDAPVNIPLTYRRSLQFAQEDDVSGSESFQPNAQKIIPPIFSYRLAQQQLKEMKKKGLTETTKVYHVSQNPLTDTVVGASTMLPLSAENQEEAAANKFRIKSPFLDHPAAQPKFPAEGCNPRLDFPFSQANPALSPTQTLVRRAHFKHQDSRGEASERGCPRNPQFRRTASFHETKKARPFRERSMSTLTPRQTPLYNSRTRTWEQGLEDRARPKLRSAHPTGDRLDQPHGEPQGRGTKCHHRACPPGRKTDPTADRQPAGQERAAEKPEGSRGKRGPSPNPKGEWRKEAGSAGKDNYQRGLTISPAQYRKDKCQSFPLDPEFAFYDNTTFGLTEAEQQMIDLPGYFGSNEEDETSTLSIEKLVI; encoded by the exons ATGAAACAGATGctgaaagatttttcaaatcTGTTGTTAGTGGTGCTCTGTGACTACG tgctgGGTGAGGCAGAGTACCTCCTGCTGGAGCGCCCGGGTCATGTAGCCTTCAGCAACGACACGGTGTCTGTGGAATATTGGCACCACGGCAGTGGGAATGTGACGGCAGAGAACCTCTCCATCCTCTTGCTGGATGCCAGCACCAACGAGATCATTGCAAGAAAACAGCTTCCCGTCAACCAGTCCCAGGGGATGGTAGAGTTTGAGTGTTTCTATTTCATGAGTGCCGGGGACTTTTTGTTCAGAATGGGCTCTCCCAGCGGTAatagcagtgctgctgtgagtGGAGGAGCAGCCACCCTCCGCGTGGAATGGCCGGTATTTCACATCGACTTGAACAGGACCTCGGAGCTGCCTGGAAGCTCCCTTCAGGTTGGGCTTTTTACAAATGAGCACCTGTGTGCCGTGAACAAGACGGCGGTGTCGCTGGAAGTGATCTTCACCAGCGCCCTTTATGAACTAGGGAGAATCAGCTCTGACGAGATGCTGGGCGTCAGAACTAGCAAAAGAATCCCGCTGTCCAGCTCCCAGTGGGTCGAGTTTGATTGCCCGCCTGTTGGTCAAGAACCTTACATCACCGTCTTACTGAAATCGTTAGCGACACGTTCCCTTATTGCCTCCATGGGACCCATAGATCTCCTCCACAAATTCGGGTACAGACTGGTTGTGGCACCAGAAGCGGTGTGCAGAACTTTGCTACAGGTCTTCGTAGTCTTGCCACCGTGCACGTCTGTCGGTGGCAAAATCGTCGTCTATAAAGAGGCTCTCAAACATCCCACTCTAAGAACATCTTGGCTCTATGAGAACACCCTTCACCCAGGAGACAACAGGACAGAATTTAACTGCACTTTGTTTGATGTGGGGAAGAACAAATACTGCTTTGACCTCTATAATTTCTCAAACCGAAGCCATTTCCCACCAAGAGTTAAGGAGTGTATGATGATCCAAAGGAATATGG AGACGTGGAGCCTGTGGCAGCCCTGGAGCCCCTGCAGCGTCACCTGCGGAGATGGAGTCCGGGAGCGCTTCCGAGAGTGCCTCACCTCCTCGCCGGCGAACCCAGGCTGCGCTGGACCTCCGAGAGAgacctcctcctgctccctggaGGATTGTCTGG CTGTCAAGCCTTCCACCCCGCCTTCTGTCCAGCCGGGAGAGGACCAGAAAGCAAACAACATAGTGACCATCACGGGCATCTCCTTGTGCTTGTTCATCATCTTTGCCACCGTCCTCATCACCCTGTGGAGGAAGCTCTGCAAAGCTCAGAAGTGCAGCGCCGCTGTGCGCCGCAACTCCGTCCACTCCCCTGGCTTTCGGAAAAACTCCGACGAGGAGAACATTTGCCAGGGCAACAAGCAGCGGGACAGCTTCACCGAGGGAGGGGACGCCCCCGTTAACATTCCTCTGACCTACAGGCGAAGCCTCCAGTTTGCCCAGGAAGATGATGTCTCTGGGAGCGAGAGCTTTCAGCCGAATGCCCAAAAAATAATCCCCCCGATCTTCAGCTACCGCCTCgcgcagcagcagctgaaagagaTGAAGAAGAAGGGCCTGACCGAGACCACCAAGGTGTACCACGTCTCTCAGAACCCCCTGACGGACACGGTTGTTGGTGCCAGCACAATGCTTCCCCTGAGTGCCGAGAACCAAGAGGAGGCCGCGGCCAACAAATTTCGGATCAAGTCCCCGTTTCTGGACCATCCGGCTGCTCAGCCCAAATTCCCGGCAGAGGGCTGCAACCCGAGGCTGGATTTCCCGTTCTCCCAGGCCAATCCCGCGCTGAGCCCCACGCAGACCTTGGTGAGGAGAGCTCATTTCAAACACCAGGACAGCAGAGGGGAGGCGTCGGAGAGGGGCTGCCCCAGGAACCCGCAGTTCAGGAGGACGGCCAGCTTCCACGAAACCAAGAAGGCCAGGCCCTTCAGGGAGAGAAGCATGTCCACCCTCACCCCCCGGCAGACCCCTCTTTACAACTCCAGGACCAGAACGTGGGAGCAGGGCTTGGAAGACAGAGCACGACCGAAGCTGAGGAGCGCCCACCCCACAGGCGACAGGCTGGATCAGCCCCACGGCGAGCCGCAGGGCCGCGGCACCAAGTGCCACCACAGGGCATGTCCCCCGGGGAGGAAAACGGATCCCACTGCTGACCGCCAGCCTGCCGGGCAGGAGAGGGCAGCTGAAAAGCCCGAGGGCAGCCGGGGCAAGCGGGGCCCTTCGCCCAACCCCAAAGGTGAGTGGCGGAAGGAAGCGGGCTCAGCTGGCAAAGATAATTACCAGAGGGGCCTAACGATCAGCCCCGCCCAGTACCGAAAGGACAAGTGCCAGAGCTTCCCCTTGGACCCTGAGTTTGCCTTTTATGATAACACCACCTTCGGTTTAACCGAGGCAGAGCAACAGATGATCGACCTGCCCGGGTATTTTGGCTCAAACGAAGAGGACGAAACGAGTACTTTAAGCATCGAGAAGCTGGTGATCTGA